A region of Planktothrix tepida PCC 9214 DNA encodes the following proteins:
- the mnmE gene encoding tRNA uridine-5-carboxymethylaminomethyl(34) synthesis GTPase MnmE encodes MAEFLATGGTIVAIATAIVPQQGSVGIVRMSGTESQSIAKQLFYTPGRQTWESHRILYGYIRHPQTQKTIDEALLLLMLSPRSYTREDVVEFHCHGGIIAVQQVLQLCIELGARLAQPGEFTLRAFLNGRLDLTQAESVAELVGSQSIAAAQMALAGLQGKLANPIRELRATCLDILAEIEARVDFEEDLPPLNESEIIAQIHNVLEELSQFLATADTGELLRTGLKVAIVGRPNVGKSSLLNAWSRSDRAIVTDLPGTTRDVVESQLVVGGIPIQVLDTAGIRHSEDQVEKIGIERSRQTARSADLVLLTFDAAMGLTEADLEIYQQVKKAGLIVIINKIDQVNIQKLEELKAKAIQYFNLENRAIVPMSAALNQGIPDLETAILNLVQGGNIHAANLEFAINQRQATALTRAKVCLEQVETTIQQQLPFDFWTIDLRGAIHALGEVTGEEVTESVLDRIFSRFCIGK; translated from the coding sequence ATGGCTGAATTTTTGGCAACTGGGGGAACAATTGTAGCGATCGCCACGGCTATTGTCCCGCAACAAGGAAGCGTGGGAATTGTGCGGATGTCGGGAACAGAATCTCAATCCATTGCTAAACAGTTATTTTATACCCCAGGACGACAAACTTGGGAAAGTCACCGGATTTTATATGGCTATATTCGCCATCCCCAAACTCAAAAGACCATTGATGAAGCGTTGTTATTATTAATGTTATCTCCCCGTTCTTATACCCGTGAGGATGTGGTTGAATTTCACTGTCATGGAGGGATTATTGCGGTTCAACAAGTGTTGCAATTGTGTATAGAATTAGGAGCTAGATTAGCCCAACCAGGGGAATTTACCCTGCGGGCTTTTTTAAATGGACGGTTAGATTTAACTCAAGCGGAAAGTGTGGCGGAATTGGTTGGTTCTCAATCGATTGCAGCCGCCCAAATGGCTTTAGCCGGATTACAAGGAAAATTAGCAAATCCTATTCGAGAATTACGAGCAACTTGTTTAGATATTTTAGCAGAAATTGAAGCTAGGGTGGATTTTGAGGAGGATTTACCGCCCTTAAATGAATCGGAAATTATCGCCCAAATTCATAACGTTTTAGAAGAATTATCTCAATTTTTAGCGACGGCTGATACGGGAGAACTTTTAAGAACGGGGTTAAAAGTTGCCATTGTCGGTCGTCCCAATGTGGGAAAATCGAGTTTATTAAATGCTTGGAGTCGAAGCGATCGCGCCATTGTTACGGATTTACCCGGAACAACTCGTGATGTGGTAGAATCTCAATTAGTGGTGGGAGGAATCCCGATTCAAGTGTTAGATACGGCTGGAATTCGCCACTCAGAAGATCAAGTCGAAAAAATTGGCATAGAGCGATCGCGACAAACTGCACGATCAGCCGATTTAGTATTATTAACATTTGATGCTGCAATGGGTTTAACTGAAGCAGATTTAGAAATTTATCAACAAGTTAAAAAAGCAGGTTTAATCGTAATTATTAATAAAATTGATCAAGTTAACATCCAAAAACTAGAGGAATTAAAAGCAAAAGCTATTCAATATTTTAATTTAGAGAATCGGGCAATTGTTCCTATGTCTGCTGCTTTAAATCAAGGAATTCCAGACTTAGAAACAGCGATATTAAATTTAGTTCAGGGTGGAAATATTCACGCCGCAAATTTAGAGTTTGCCATTAACCAACGTCAAGCCACTGCGTTAACCCGTGCAAAAGTATGTTTAGAACAAGTGGAAACAACGATTCAGCAACAACTTCCCTTTGATTTTTGGACAATTGATCTCCGGGGTGCCATTCATGCCTTAGGGGAAGTCACCGGAGAAGAAGTAACAGAATCCGTTTTAGATCGAATTTTTAGTCGTTTTTGTATTGGAAAATAA
- the accC gene encoding acetyl-CoA carboxylase biotin carboxylase subunit, translated as MRFSKILIANRGEIALRILRTCEEMGIATVAVHSTVDRHALHVQLADEAVCIGEPSSSKSYLNIPNIIAAALTRNATALHPGYGFLAENARFAEICADHEIAFIGPTPDAIRSMGDKSTAKETMQRVGVPTVPGSDGLLSDEKEALVLAQKIGFPVIIKATAGGGGRGMRLVKHEEDLPKLFAAAQGEAEAAFGNPGVYLEKFIERPRHIEIQILADNYGNVIYLGERDCSIQRRHQKLLEEAPSPVMTPKLRHKMGMAAVKAAKSINYTGAGTVEFLVDQSGNFYFMEMNTRIQVEHPVTEMITGLDLIAEQIRIAQGEKLSLTQDKVQLRGHSIECRINAEDPDHNFRPHPGRISGYLPPGGNGVRIDSHVYTDYEIPPYYDSLIGKLIVWGPDRPTAILRMKRALREFAITGVPTTIGFHQRILETPEFLRGEIYTNFVEQMMKQGQ; from the coding sequence ATGCGATTCTCAAAAATCTTAATTGCCAATCGAGGGGAAATAGCGTTACGGATTCTTCGCACCTGCGAGGAGATGGGTATTGCGACGGTTGCTGTTCATTCAACGGTAGATCGTCACGCCCTTCATGTCCAACTTGCGGATGAAGCGGTTTGTATTGGGGAACCCAGCAGCAGTAAAAGTTATTTGAATATTCCTAATATTATCGCGGCGGCTCTAACTCGCAACGCCACAGCCCTTCATCCCGGCTATGGGTTTTTAGCGGAAAACGCCCGGTTTGCCGAAATTTGTGCCGATCACGAAATTGCTTTTATCGGCCCTACCCCAGATGCGATTCGGTCTATGGGGGACAAATCAACCGCCAAGGAAACGATGCAGCGTGTCGGGGTTCCCACCGTCCCCGGTAGTGACGGACTCCTGAGCGACGAAAAAGAAGCCCTGGTACTAGCCCAAAAAATCGGTTTTCCGGTCATTATTAAAGCTACCGCAGGGGGTGGCGGTCGCGGAATGCGATTAGTCAAGCACGAAGAGGATCTCCCCAAACTCTTCGCGGCTGCCCAAGGGGAAGCAGAAGCCGCCTTTGGAAATCCGGGGGTTTATTTAGAGAAATTTATTGAACGTCCTCGCCATATTGAAATTCAGATTTTGGCTGATAATTATGGCAATGTGATTTATCTGGGAGAACGAGATTGTTCGATTCAACGCCGTCACCAAAAACTATTAGAAGAAGCGCCTAGTCCGGTGATGACTCCAAAACTGCGGCACAAAATGGGAATGGCGGCGGTAAAAGCAGCAAAATCTATTAATTATACCGGGGCGGGAACGGTAGAATTTCTGGTTGATCAATCGGGTAATTTCTATTTTATGGAAATGAATACTCGCATTCAAGTGGAACACCCGGTTACGGAAATGATTACCGGATTAGATTTAATCGCCGAACAAATTCGCATCGCCCAAGGAGAAAAATTATCCTTAACTCAAGATAAAGTTCAACTGCGGGGTCATTCCATTGAATGTCGGATTAATGCAGAAGATCCTGACCATAATTTCCGCCCCCACCCCGGTCGTATTAGTGGCTATTTACCCCCCGGAGGAAATGGGGTCAGAATTGATTCCCATGTCTATACAGACTATGAAATTCCGCCTTATTATGACTCTTTAATTGGGAAATTAATTGTTTGGGGCCCAGACCGTCCGACTGCAATTTTGAGAATGAAACGGGCTTTACGAGAATTTGCCATTACTGGAGTTCCAACAACCATAGGATTTCATCAAAGAATTCTGGAAACTCCTGAATTTTTACGAGGAGAAATTTATACCAATTTTGTTGAACAAATGATGAAACAAGGACAATAA
- a CDS encoding GNAT family N-acetyltransferase, translating to MLLEIKPVTNSDLLILNQLYTEIDGESPLSLSHVEQIFEQIQQIPNYNIYIAWLNSEPVGTFSLLWIPMILHDSKSALIDAVVVTSAYRNQGIGKAMMQEALKLSRKAGCYKVMLSSNIKRTAAHQFYESLGFKQQGWSFSLEL from the coding sequence ATGCTATTAGAAATTAAACCCGTAACAAATTCTGATTTATTAATCTTAAATCAGTTATATACAGAAATTGATGGGGAATCTCCTCTATCTCTATCCCACGTTGAGCAAATCTTTGAGCAAATTCAACAAATTCCCAACTACAATATTTATATTGCATGGCTCAACAGTGAACCTGTAGGTACATTTAGCTTATTATGGATTCCTATGATTTTACATGATAGCAAATCAGCCTTAATTGATGCTGTTGTTGTCACATCTGCCTATAGAAATCAAGGAATTGGGAAAGCGATGATGCAGGAAGCCCTCAAACTCAGCCGCAAGGCGGGATGCTATAAAGTGATGCTTTCCTCCAATATTAAACGCACAGCAGCCCATCAATTCTATGAATCTTTAGGCTTTAAACAACAGGGTTGGAGTTTTAGCTTGGAACTGTAA
- a CDS encoding histidine kinase, translating into MSDSIQDKLSSDLKKAQSENKLRAERIREIVKSAISEMGSEFKGGSQEIRGLVKEVVGTVLETVKGKGEEIQENVTASIEGVIDGISSKKRQSINKTKAEVKQLETQLDQEEQELQNSIDLALDDIQEVGTGKSEQIKSAIESAVHNIKDSEEVALMQKRYAQLKAQLAIINANLAGRYGQRYEDIKHYLDEAKVWYEKAKDEPETYSGKLDEKRKAFEVKLGEAGTAIAQKEKQIKQRLRDLWKSFSET; encoded by the coding sequence ATGTCAGATTCTATTCAAGATAAATTATCATCGGATTTAAAAAAAGCACAATCTGAGAACAAATTACGGGCTGAACGAATTCGTGAAATTGTCAAGTCTGCAATTTCAGAAATGGGTTCAGAATTTAAAGGGGGTTCTCAAGAGATTCGAGGTTTAGTGAAAGAGGTAGTCGGAACAGTTTTAGAAACTGTCAAAGGAAAAGGTGAGGAAATTCAAGAAAATGTTACAGCTTCTATTGAAGGAGTAATTGACGGAATCAGCAGCAAAAAACGCCAGTCCATCAATAAAACAAAAGCGGAAGTGAAACAATTAGAAACACAACTTGATCAAGAGGAACAAGAGTTACAAAATAGTATTGATTTAGCCTTGGATGATATTCAAGAAGTGGGAACTGGTAAGTCTGAGCAAATTAAATCAGCCATTGAGTCCGCCGTTCACAATATTAAAGATAGTGAGGAAGTGGCATTAATGCAAAAACGCTATGCTCAACTCAAAGCTCAATTAGCCATTATTAATGCTAACTTAGCCGGACGCTATGGACAGCGTTATGAGGATATCAAGCATTATTTAGATGAAGCAAAAGTTTGGTATGAAAAAGCAAAGGATGAACCCGAAACCTATAGTGGAAAACTCGACGAAAAACGCAAAGCTTTTGAAGTGAAATTAGGAGAAGCTGGAACGGCGATCGCTCAAAAAGAAAAACAAATTAAACAACGTTTACGGGATCTGTGGAAATCCTTTTCAGAAACCTAA
- a CDS encoding ATP-dependent 6-phosphofructokinase — translation MGEQKRIGILTSGGDCAGLNAAIRAVVYRASGTFGWEVFGIREATQGLMTRPVNSVPLTIDKIDNILTAGGTILGTTNKGDPFAFPMADGSLLDRSEEIIEGYHLLGLNALIGIGGDGSLAILRRIAQQGNLNLIGIPKTIDNDVGSTDLSIGFSTAVDIATEALDRLHFTAASHSRVMILEVMGRDAGHIALHAGIAGGADIILIPEIPYSLDRICQQIAERQKQGKNYCLVVVAEAVKTETGEPVTNINRMGQARLGGIGQYLADEICDRSGAETRVTVLGHIQRGGTPSPIDRIIASAFGVAAVDLIAEDKYDRVVVWRDRQVANIPILDAIAQYRAVNANDILVETARSMGICLGD, via the coding sequence ATGGGAGAACAAAAACGCATTGGTATTTTAACCAGTGGGGGAGACTGTGCAGGTTTAAATGCAGCAATTCGGGCTGTGGTATATCGGGCATCTGGAACCTTTGGATGGGAGGTTTTCGGCATTCGAGAAGCCACCCAAGGGTTAATGACTCGTCCCGTGAACAGCGTTCCTCTAACGATTGATAAAATCGATAATATTCTCACCGCCGGGGGGACAATTTTGGGAACTACCAACAAAGGTGATCCCTTTGCCTTTCCCATGGCGGATGGGAGTTTACTGGATCGCTCTGAGGAGATTATTGAAGGGTATCATCTCTTAGGATTAAATGCCTTAATTGGCATTGGAGGAGATGGCAGTTTAGCGATTTTGCGACGCATTGCCCAACAAGGAAATCTTAATTTAATTGGTATTCCTAAAACGATTGATAATGATGTGGGAAGCACGGATTTATCCATTGGTTTTAGTACAGCCGTTGATATTGCCACGGAAGCTTTAGATCGTCTGCATTTTACTGCCGCCAGTCATAGTCGCGTGATGATTTTAGAAGTTATGGGGCGAGATGCAGGACATATTGCCCTTCATGCGGGAATTGCCGGAGGTGCAGATATTATTTTAATTCCTGAAATTCCTTACAGTTTGGATCGAATTTGTCAGCAAATTGCAGAACGACAAAAACAAGGAAAAAACTATTGTTTAGTGGTTGTTGCAGAAGCGGTTAAAACAGAAACGGGAGAACCTGTAACTAATATTAATCGCATGGGACAAGCTCGTTTAGGAGGCATTGGGCAATATTTAGCGGATGAAATTTGCGATCGCAGTGGCGCAGAAACTCGCGTGACAGTTCTGGGTCATATTCAACGAGGGGGAACTCCTTCACCGATTGATCGCATTATTGCTTCTGCTTTTGGGGTCGCAGCCGTTGATTTAATTGCGGAAGACAAATATGATCGAGTGGTGGTTTGGCGAGATCGTCAAGTAGCCAATATTCCAATTTTGGATGCGATCGCTCAATATCGGGCTGTTAATGCTAATGATATCTTAGTCGAAACGGCTCGAAGTATGGGAATTTGTTTAGGAGATTAA
- a CDS encoding pentapeptide repeat-containing protein: MDSQELLYRYLAGERDFQNANLIGASLHQVNLVGANLAGASLARADLTRALLHEINLTNAFLYGSNLSFVKLGKGQLKNADLTKANLEGAFLVKSEMSGVKLSGAILRGVNLRAANLQGVNLCGANLYGVNLRGANLTRANLNWANLSQAKLSGAILQETQMTGINLSSAYLIEVNLQGFDLSGVNFAQAVMTRINLQESDLMAANLSQAQLKQANLQQAQLQDANLVEAQLFQANLTDAVLMRADLSQASLTCATLLRSNLNLATLRKTDLRGADLRNAYLWKADLSEANLEGANLSGASLRGANLQGVNLRNVNLAGVTLPNGTLHAV, translated from the coding sequence ATCGATTCTCAAGAACTGTTGTATCGTTATTTAGCTGGAGAACGAGATTTCCAGAATGCGAACTTGATTGGTGCTTCTCTGCATCAAGTTAATTTAGTGGGGGCTAATCTGGCTGGAGCATCTTTAGCCCGGGCTGATTTAACACGGGCTTTGCTCCATGAAATTAACTTGACTAATGCCTTTTTGTATGGCAGTAATTTAAGTTTTGTTAAGTTAGGAAAAGGGCAATTAAAAAATGCTGATTTGACAAAAGCAAACCTAGAAGGGGCGTTTTTAGTCAAGTCGGAGATGAGTGGCGTTAAGCTTAGTGGTGCTATTTTGCGGGGAGTTAATCTCCGGGCTGCCAATTTGCAGGGTGTCAATTTATGCGGTGCTAATCTTTACGGTGTAAATTTACGCGGTGCTAATTTAACCAGGGCCAATTTAAACTGGGCAAATTTGAGCCAAGCTAAATTGAGTGGGGCGATTCTTCAAGAAACCCAAATGACAGGAATTAATTTGAGTTCCGCCTATTTAATCGAGGTTAATCTTCAAGGATTTGATTTAAGTGGGGTTAATTTTGCTCAAGCCGTAATGACGCGAATTAATTTACAAGAGTCTGATTTAATGGCTGCTAACTTAAGCCAAGCTCAATTAAAACAAGCGAATTTACAACAAGCTCAGTTACAAGATGCCAATTTAGTTGAAGCCCAGCTTTTCCAGGCAAATTTGACGGATGCGGTGTTAATGCGGGCTGATTTATCCCAGGCGAGTTTAACCTGTGCCACTCTGCTCAGAAGCAACTTAAATTTAGCTACCTTGAGAAAGACGGATTTACGCGGTGCTGACCTGCGAAATGCTTATCTTTGGAAAGCCGATTTATCCGAAGCTAATTTAGAAGGTGCAAACCTTTCTGGGGCGAGTTTACGCGGGGCCAACCTACAAGGAGTTAATTTAAGAAATGTTAATCTAGCGGGGGTCACACTTCCCAATGGCACTCTTCATGCAGTTTAA
- the psb35 gene encoding photosystem II assembly protein Psb35 — protein sequence MGTNTPHFPMSATLVLILGFLAATTIGSVAWYNSKRPVGWKDKERPDFVPEVDTDQ from the coding sequence ATGGGAACAAATACCCCTCATTTCCCGATGTCTGCAACCTTAGTTTTAATTCTGGGGTTTTTAGCAGCCACAACCATTGGTTCTGTAGCTTGGTACAACTCTAAACGTCCTGTTGGTTGGAAGGATAAAGAACGTCCTGACTTTGTTCCTGAAGTGGATACTGACCAATAA
- a CDS encoding alpha/beta fold hydrolase: MSILAENWTSDFITTNKVKLHYVTQGEGPLILMLHGFPEFWYSWRYQIPEFAQAYKVVAVDLRGYNESDKPKELSAYSIKELILDVKGLIEGLGYEECVLVGHDWGGFIAWNFAYCYPQMLSKLIVLNLPHPTKFKQGLGTIQQLLKSWYIFFFQVPLLPELLLQADDYRTVGEAFTKMVINKNTFSEADLNAYKDAAAKRGALTAMVNYYRNLFPSLFATQQTQALLNVPTLMIWGENDLALGQELTYGTEEYVRDFQIRYIPNCSHWVQQERPELVNQYIWEFLNAEPMGE, encoded by the coding sequence ATGTCAATTTTAGCAGAAAATTGGACGAGCGACTTTATCACCACAAATAAGGTAAAACTCCATTATGTCACCCAAGGGGAAGGGCCGTTGATACTGATGTTACATGGATTTCCTGAATTTTGGTATTCTTGGCGTTATCAAATTCCTGAATTTGCTCAAGCTTATAAAGTGGTTGCCGTGGATTTAAGAGGGTATAACGAGAGTGATAAACCCAAAGAATTATCGGCTTATTCTATCAAAGAATTAATTTTAGATGTCAAGGGATTAATTGAAGGGTTAGGATACGAAGAATGTGTATTAGTAGGACATGATTGGGGCGGGTTTATTGCCTGGAATTTTGCTTATTGTTATCCTCAAATGTTAAGTAAATTAATTGTCTTAAATCTTCCTCATCCCACAAAGTTTAAGCAGGGTTTAGGAACGATTCAACAATTATTAAAAAGTTGGTATATTTTTTTCTTTCAAGTGCCACTTTTACCCGAATTGTTGTTACAAGCGGATGATTATCGCACTGTGGGTGAAGCTTTTACCAAGATGGTAATTAATAAAAATACTTTTAGTGAAGCTGACTTAAATGCTTATAAAGATGCGGCTGCTAAACGGGGAGCTTTAACGGCAATGGTGAATTATTATCGGAATCTTTTTCCCAGTTTGTTTGCTACTCAACAAACCCAAGCTTTACTAAATGTCCCCACTTTAATGATTTGGGGGGAAAATGATCTGGCATTGGGTCAAGAATTAACCTATGGGACAGAAGAATATGTCCGAGATTTTCAAATTCGTTATATTCCTAATTGTAGCCATTGGGTACAACAAGAACGTCCTGAATTAGTTAATCAATATATTTGGGAATTTTTGAATGCAGAACCAATGGGGGAGTGA
- the map gene encoding type I methionyl aminopeptidase → MNILADFLSKPAQPNPPQVKKSRRGIYIKSPQEIEIMRQAAKIVATVLKEISEQVKPGMTTADLDTYAEKRIREMGAKPSFKGYHGFPGSICASINHEVVHGIPNRRKVIRTGDILKVDTGAYYEGFHGDSCITIGVGEVSPDAAKLIRVAEETLYKGIEKVKAGAYLLDLAEVMQDHAEANGYKIVEEFTGHGVGQNLHEEPSVFNARTYSLPNVKLKAGMTLAIEPILNAGSRFTRTLSDKWTAVTVDNSLSAQFEHTVLVTETGYEILTDRSKI, encoded by the coding sequence ATGAATATTCTGGCTGATTTTCTGTCTAAACCGGCTCAACCTAACCCCCCTCAAGTTAAAAAAAGTCGTCGAGGAATTTATATTAAATCCCCTCAAGAAATTGAAATCATGCGACAAGCTGCAAAAATTGTAGCTACGGTTTTAAAAGAAATTTCAGAGCAGGTAAAACCGGGAATGACAACGGCTGATTTAGATACTTATGCAGAAAAACGGATTCGAGAAATGGGTGCAAAACCCAGTTTTAAAGGTTATCATGGCTTTCCAGGTTCCATTTGTGCTTCAATTAATCATGAAGTGGTTCATGGCATTCCTAACCGTCGTAAAGTCATTCGCACTGGGGATATTTTAAAAGTAGATACAGGGGCTTATTATGAAGGATTTCATGGAGATTCTTGTATTACAATTGGGGTCGGTGAAGTGTCCCCAGACGCTGCCAAATTGATTCGAGTTGCGGAAGAAACTTTATATAAAGGAATAGAAAAAGTTAAAGCGGGAGCCTATTTACTTGATCTCGCTGAGGTGATGCAAGATCATGCAGAAGCCAATGGGTATAAAATTGTAGAAGAATTTACAGGTCATGGTGTCGGACAAAATTTACACGAAGAACCCTCGGTTTTTAACGCTCGTACCTATTCTTTACCCAATGTTAAATTGAAAGCTGGGATGACCTTAGCCATTGAACCCATTCTAAATGCGGGATCTCGATTTACCCGAACTTTATCCGATAAATGGACAGCCGTAACCGTTGATAATTCCTTATCTGCTCAGTTTGAACATACAGTTTTAGTCACCGAAACGGGTTATGAAATTTTAACAGATCGTTCTAAAATTTAG